tatatatatatatatatatatatataaaagacatATAAAATCCAAACTGagtattaaattaaaatcatatataattaagtactaCGTTTAGAAAGTGAATATTTCATTCAATAATTTCTTGAGGAAATTagtttactttttaaccaattctAGCCGGCTTTGCTGTTATTCTAAAGTCTTATATCAGATACCATgtgtcataatttaattttaaagatgaatttaTAACAATCAAACGCTTCCGAACCACCCTCGCACCCAATTCTTATCGACAAATAAACGGTCCAGGTATACCCACGTGTCGTGCTTGATGCCATTATTACCTCAACGATCCAACGGACCCCAACACCTCTCCATCTCCAACTCTGCAACTCCACCCCATTCCCGGAGCTCCTCCTTGCTCAGCCCTATTCCCAATTCTGCCCTTCGCCTTTCCACCCAATCTCCTCCGAATCCCTCCCTCCTCAGACCGTACTTTCCATTCTGTGAATTAACAAGTTCTCCGTTCCTTTTTTTTACCAATTTCTTTCGAGTGTGTggttctctctcttcctctctcttttcttttttatgacgGGGCAGTTTTTCTTGGCTTTGTCTTTTCCTTctgatattaaatttttttgtaccTCGGAAAACTTTTGACTTGGTTCTTTCGGCGGAAAAGTTTTGGAATTTAGCATGCAATGTCCGTTCATACCTCAAAAGTTTTGGAAATTAGTCTGTAATTTCTAAAACTCAAATAGACGTAGAAAATTGTGTCTGAAAAGCTTATACCGTGAGTTTTCTGAGAATCTTGATCATACCCGTATAATTTCACAGCTTAAACTTCTATACATGTTAGACCTATATGTTTTTCTAGCTTGAAGTTGTTGAACTGGGCCTATTTCAAGCAATTCTGTCAGAAATGGGTCTATTGAAGTTGGTGAATTCGATTCATTAGGTAGAATTCGATCACTCCCAGAAAAGCTTGTAGCTCAAAGTCGTTGAATAGGGTCTAGTTTGTGTAAATCAACCAGACGCAAAAGCGGAAAGCTCGATGGCTGATTCGGACAACGAGTCATCAGGGGGGCACAACAACAGCAACAACGCTAACAGCGACTTCTCGTCTCGAGAGCAAGACAGGTTCCTCCCCATCGCTAACGTGAGCAGAATCATGAAGAAGGCCTTGCCCGCAAACGCCAAAATCTCAAAGGACGCTAAGGAAACAGTGCAGGAATGTGTCTCAGAGTTCATAAGCTTTATAACTGGCGAGGCCTCGGACAAGTGccagagagagaagaggaagacgGTCAATGGGGATGACTTGCTATGGGCGATGACTACTCTGGGGTTTGAGGAGTATGTGGAGCCGCTCAAGATTTATCTGCAGAAGTATAGGGAGATGGAGGGGGAGAAGAGCTCGGTGGGGAGGCAAtgttgttgggaatttggacctccaaattcaccccccctaggatctaccctttgcaggaataacaagaaaaatagagaaataataacaacacaagaaatttacgtggaaactccaaaacaggagaaaaaccaccagacccagagaagaaaattcactatgtgaaaaattgttacaatcacacaatttttctcctcaccacacctacaaagctatcccactagtaaaactttaactttacacctcttcccctt
The genomic region above belongs to Carya illinoinensis cultivar Pawnee chromosome 4, C.illinoinensisPawnee_v1, whole genome shotgun sequence and contains:
- the LOC122306634 gene encoding nuclear transcription factor Y subunit B-3-like, with protein sequence MADSDNESSGGHNNSNNANSDFSSREQDRFLPIANVSRIMKKALPANAKISKDAKETVQECVSEFISFITGEASDKCQREKRKTVNGDDLLWAMTTLGFEEYVEPLKIYLQKYREMEGEKSSVGRQCEKDGDDGAAAVGGGTGGVMSSEASAGGGFNGVGGVYGGMYGGAMGHHHGHVYGSGGFHHVGIGGGVIGKGG